The following coding sequences are from one Mustela lutreola isolate mMusLut2 chromosome 5, mMusLut2.pri, whole genome shotgun sequence window:
- the NUDCD2 gene encoding nudC domain-containing protein 2, giving the protein MSAPFEERSGVVPCGTPWGQWYQTLEEVFIEVQVPPGTRAQDIQCGLQSRHVALAVGGREILKGKLFDSTIADEGTWTLEDRKMVRIVLTKTKRDAANCWTSLLESEYAADPWVQDQMQRKLTLERFQKENPGFDFSGAEISGNYTKGGPDFSNLEK; this is encoded by the exons ATGTCGGCCCCGTTTGAGGAGCGCAGTGGGGTGGTTCCGTGCGGGACGCCGTGGGGCCAGTGGTACCAGACCTTGGAGGAGGTGTTCATTGAAGTTCAGGTGCCGCCTGGCACTCGCGCCCAGGATATCCAGTGCGGCCTGCAGAGCCGGCATGTGGCGCTGGCCGTGGGTGGTCGCGAGATCCTCAAG ggcAAGCTCTTTGATTCAACAATAGCTGATGAGGGAACATGGACTTTGG AGGACAGGAAAATGGTCCGTATTGTTCttacaaagacaaagagagatgCAGCCAATTGTTGGACTTCTCTTCTGGAATCTGAATATGCAGCTGATCCTTGGGTGCAAGACCAAATGCAGAGAAAACTTACATTAGAGAGATTCCAGAAGGAA aATCCTGGTTTTGACTTCAGTGGAGCAGAAATCTCAGGAAACTACACTAAAGGTGGACCAGATTTctcaaatcttgaaaaataa
- the CCNG1 gene encoding LOW QUALITY PROTEIN: cyclin-G1 (The sequence of the model RefSeq protein was modified relative to this genomic sequence to represent the inferred CDS: deleted 2 bases in 1 codon), with protein sequence MIEVLTTTDSQKLLHQLNALLEQESRCQPKVCGLRLIESAHDNGLRMTARLRDFEVKDLLSLTQFFGFDTETFSLAVNLLDRFLSKMKVQPKHLGCVGLSCFYLAVKSIEEERNVPLATDLIRISQYRFTVSDLMRMEKIVLEKVCWKVKATTAFQFLQLYYSLIQENLPIERRNSLNFERLEAQLKACHCRIIFSKAKPSVLALSIIALEIQAQKCVELTEGIECLQTHSKINGRDLTFWQELVSKCLTEYSSNKCSKPNVQKLKWIVSGRTARKWSLNWIVTATKSFSEAFLHNPELWIP encoded by the exons ATGATAGAGGTACTGACAACAACTGACTCTCAGAAACTGCTACACCAGCTGAATGCCCTGTTGGAACAGGAGTCGAGATGTCAGCCAAAGGTCTGCGGCTTGAGACTAATTGAATCTGCACACGATAATGGCCTCAGAATGACTGCAAGGCTAAGGGACTTTGAAGTAAAAGATCTTCTCAGTCTAACTCAGTTCTTTGGCTTCGACACGGAGACATTTTCTCTAGCTGTGAATTTACTGGACAGATTCCTGTCCAAAATGAAG GTACAGCCCAAGCACCTTGGGTGTGTTGGGCTGAGCTGCTTCTATTTGGCTGTTAAATcaatagaagaggaaaggaatgtCCCATTGGCAACTGACTTGATCCGAATAAGCCAGTATAGGTTCACGGTTTCAGATTTGATGAGAATGGAAAAGATTGTATTGGAGAAGGTGTGTTGGAAAGTCAAAGCTACTACTGCCTTTCAGTTTCTGCAACTCTACTATTCACTCATTCAAGAGAACTTACCAATTGAAAG gaggaaTAGCCTTAATTTTGAAAGACTAGAAGCTCAACTTAAGGCATGCCACTGCAGGATCATATTTTCTAAAGcaaag CCTTCTGTGTTGGCATTGTCTATCATTGCACTGGAGATCCAAGCACAGAAGTGTGTAGAGTTAACAGAAGGAATAGAATGTCTTCAGACACATTCCAAG ATAAATGGCAGAGATTTGACCTTCTGGCAAGAACTTGTATCCAAGTGTTTAACTGAATATTCATCTAACAAGTGTTCCAAACCAAATGTTCAGAAGTTGAAATGGATTGTTTCTGGACGTACTGCACG GAAATGGTCCCTTAATTG gaTTGTTACGGCAACAAAAAGC TTCTCTGAAGCCTTTCTCCACAATCCTGAGCTATGGATTCCATAA